tcccatcaatttttttttttaatgacaagtATCCTCTCATTGATTTCACTTAGGATCTCGATTTTAACAACCATTAACCTAAACATTTTTATATGATTTCTTAAGGGAGGGACTAGGGAGAGTTTAAGGAAAGcaattaaattttacaataattatGTAATCCACAAATCCAGTGatatctaaagaaaaaatagatattaCTAGATCTACAATAAGTTTATCCTATGcgtatgtttttattttttttaatgatatctTGTGTGTATGTTTTATATGTTcgtttcaattttatttattttttactttatttggtttgttataacattttaaattttaaattttctaaatacaattcACTTTATaacccattgaaaaaaaaattatcatataattttataaacggatgcataaatatttaaataaaaaaatatttttaatatcttactAATTATAGTATATTCTTTGCCTTtctattttcataatttattttttattttttattatggatTCAAAACTAAGGATAGATACATGTGTACAATGTACATACATGTACCTATTTGCTTTCCTGTTTGGTTTTTTCCGTCCTATAAATTTTTTCGTATTTCCCTCTTCCTCGATTCTCCCCCGACAGCATAAACGTGGGTCCCTTTAATCTTCAAAATAATCAGAGCCAGtatgggaaagaaaagaaaaacacactgTGCCAAATCGTACTAgctttctctctcctctgctctctctctctctcctaccGCTTCTTCAAGCCCCACCAGTaccacacccaccaccacctCTAGGGTTTTCCATAGCCTAAACTTCGATTCCTTCCTCATTCCTCAGCTTTTATGACAGTATCTCACTCAATGTGTAAAAAAGAACACCCCCCCACCTCTTGTTTCAGGTACTTTTCCCTCTCTCTACGGTCCTCATTTCACTTTTTAGACAcgtatatattataaatatatgtttatgtttcaGATTTTGGTTCCTTCAAACTTTACTCATCtgggtttttctttatttccatTTACGTTTAGtttagtgtttttttgttttttttgtttttgttttcgtgatttggttgaagtagtattgatgatttgttttttttgggttcattttGATTTGCTTTAGTTTGTTAAATCAGTGATGTGTTTAAGCTTGACTGccagaaattgaaaattacaactGGGTTATGCCTCACTTTGTTTCTGATCCATTAATTTGAACAAGTAAATCAATATCTAAGTACATGAAAATGTAAAGCTGTTTTTGCTACAAATGGGTCTACAACTGGGTTTTTTTAGCTGGGCGCATTCAAAATTACAACTAGGTTTTGTTTCTGATCCATTTATTTGGACAAATAATTGAATATCTGagtatataaaaaatgtaaaacagtTCTTAGTATAAATGGGTCTACAACTGGGTTTTTTACTTGGCAAATTGTATTtagatttgtgatttttttgggaGCTAGCTCTACGACGTATTGACATTTAAATTGTGAACAGGACAGACTAAACATTGTAATTAGTATATTCTTGATCTGTAACACCAAAGTTGAATTTTTGTCTAACATTTTTGGTAAAAGACAAAGTTTTGGATGCCGTCCCCTTAGATTAAAGTgcctaaaataatttattatgttaAGGTTACTGTAATTTTTATGAGGTGAGGTGACTTTCATGTGTCATCAGATAATTGATTGGATATTGTAGTGCTGCAGTGTTGTGCTTCCAAATCTagaaccaactacttaaaaagatCTCATTAAAGgcattttgttgttgattagTGGTTTATGCCACCAGTGATTGCAATTTCTGTCGTAGATATGAACAAAATGTACCTTTGccttttatttcaatttatctgATTGACTTTTGGTCAGCTGATGTTATCCAAACTTTGGTTGTCATTTCAGGGTTTAGATGTCATAATATGGAGCCAGTGAAAGAAGTGTAAAAACTATACAAATTGTGAACTTCTCTGATCTACAAACAGTCTAAAAATTACCTGTTCTGTTCTTTTTTCCATGAATTTCCTGTGTCTGAAGTGCTTCTTTAGAGACCTTTAAGGATAAATGTTGCAGGACTGAATTCCATCTTACTGTTTTTGGCATTACATTCAAGTGGCTTTAGTAGAGTAACCCTGTAATGGGTTCGTTTTCTGGTACTTGTGAAATTGTTGAAGCAAGTGAGGAGCTGAATCTAGGTGGTCAACATTCTAGGTCATATAATGACAAAGATCGGAAATTTCCTATGCTCAGACTTGGACGTAAGGATTCCATAGAAGGTGATATTAATCAACTTTTTGAGGCAATTAGTCTTAAACCTTTGTCCAAGGACTTGCGTCTTTCACAAGATGGAACAAGCCCTTTAAACAAAAGTGCCTTGAAAAGGCCAATTACAGTCGGTATGTCTAATTCACCGAGATTTGGGAATTCAGAACCTGTATCGCTGAAACAGGCATTAAGGGAGCTATGCATTTCCAAGGCATCAGAAATGGCTGCTATGAAACGGTTATCAAAGTCAACTGGTTCCCCAGGAGTCTCAGAAGCTGGAAGGATAAAGACATTGTACAATGCAGTTGTGGTTGAAGCTAGTGAATCTGGCCTATCCTTAGCTGAAGGTAAACGGAGTCTGGTCAAAATATCACTGGTGCCAGAAGAAAGCAAATCAAATTCTTTTGGGAAGATGCCTGAGCATTGTCAAATGCCCAACATGAAGTCACCAAGTCAAAGTTCCCATTCCTCTCCTAGATTTACTGctgcaaaaacacaaaataatgcTGGTAATATACAAAATGAGATTGTTTCTACATCAAGGATAGTTGGGGATCATACACCAAAGGTAGAGCTTGCACAGAAAGAGAAGCATGCATCTGCAccttctccatcttcttctagTACTGCTGGCAACATATCAGAGCTGGTTGAAAAAGTTCCTGCCTCAATGAAGTTAGCAAATAAAGCAGCGGCACCTAAGCCTGGGCGGAAAGGCAGAATGCAAGCCGTACCTTCTTCTAGTTCAGTTGTTGGTGGTAGGGCGAGCAAGTTATCCAGGAATACCCCCCGCTCTGTCAAATCAGTTGTTAGGAACAAGACTTCTGTCAAGAAGAAACTAAAGCAGAATTCAAGCTCTGCTGCCTGCACTTCTACTGCATATGACAAAGTTAATAATGACTTGGATTCTAGTAAAGGTCAACTGGTTTGTGAGAGATGCCACTGTACTTTGAAGAATGAAAGTAACGAGTTCAAACAAGATCCTCTAATGTCCCACTCAGCCGGTCCAACCATTGAAGTAAGCCCAAATAATGTCCACTCTGGAGCAAGCAAGCCAGGCATCGCCTCAAACAGCATTAGTAAAAGCAGAGCTGTCGTtatcaaagcaaaaaagaacacaaaatcaaaagagaAGGGGGAATTTTCCCAAAGTTCAAAAAGTAGTCAAGGTGAGTATAGTAGTAGCACAAGTATCAGTGATGAGAGCAATGTGAGTGGGTCTAGTTGTGGTAACAGGCCTCACATGTCAAAGGATGTGAGGTGGGAAGCCATCCGTCATGCACGAATGCAGCAGGGAGTCCTGGGTTTGAGTCACTTCAATCTTTTAAAGAAGCTTGGTTGTGGTGACATTGGAACTGTATATCTTGCTGAGCTGATTGGTACAAATTGCCTATTTGCTATAAAGGTCATGGACAATGAATTTTTGGCTAGAAGGAATAAGATGCCAAGGGCTCAAACTGAAAGAGAAATATTGAGAATGCTGGATCATCCATTTCTCCCAACACTATATACCCAAttcacagcagataatttatcATGCTTAGTTATGGAGTATTGTCCAGGTGGAGATCTTCATGTCCTACGGCAGAAGCAGTTTGGCAGGAGTTTTCCTGAAGCAGCAGCTAGGTAAAATACTTAAATGATGGCccatttatatcaatttttgcCCCTTTTTACCTAACATTATGCACAATCAAGcacaaaatacaaaaccagAGATAAAACCTAGAAACAATATTAAACCTAACATATTTGAATTAAGTATGCATAAGACTCTAATTGATGTGTGaatttcttggattttttttaccATGTTTGTGTTGGATCATGCCTTTTGGAAGTTGAATTTAGTACGTAGgcttttatatttcttgttcTTTGTTCGTGTGAAGGTTTTAGTGCTATTTTACATCACTTTAGCTATATATGAGATGTGAACTAGTTTGGTACATAAATTGCACCAGTGTGGATTTTCTAACATTAGAAAGTCTTCGTATATTTAATTTTGAGGTTATCTGAAGTTAATAAGCAAACAGTCGTGCTAGTCATCTAGTTCACTCTAATTGATCTatataataattcattttcaaTTATCATGTGGTTGTTTCATGCATATTTGTTGATTCAATATGATCAAGTATTTACAAAGAGATACTCTTTGAATggcttcttgtttttgtttttgtttgtttgcttgttttccAGTGGAGTGCCATTAGACCTGTGGGCTACACAACAGGAGATAACCTTCTTTCTCAGTTGGGTTTGATCTTATATTTGTTTGACAAcaaaaactttactagttgGGCTGACTGACACCTACTGAATGACTTGTACTTGCTGCTCCTTGTGCACTTCTCTATATATACAGTTATAAAGTCAACCCAGCATGGATACATTTGTGTACTACATCGTAATCCattatgaaataatttagtTTGAATTGAAACTAAGCTAAGctaatttagataaaaattaaCAAGGCAAATATTTCATACCTCCACCTTCATCTGGCAGCCTGTCGCCCTTGTTGCATCTTGCTGACTTGTTTCTGCTTCCATCTTCAGCAAGCAACACCACTGCTGCTGCTCTCAGCTACCAACAGCACCTGCTTGTGTATTGACTTGGTACCTTCTGGTCCATCTATGAAACCACTCCATTTTGCCTTTTCCATCTtaatcatgtaaaaaaaaactgATCGTACCAATTTTGCCACTACTGTCACCACAAACTGCAGTAAGCATCTTTATCTTATCAATGTCAGCTGTTCGCTGAATTGCCATCATTACCAAAGATATTCACAAATTGTCTCAACGATGCCTTGACTTTAAAAAGCTCTAAATCTTATTAactcttttgtatttttgaacAAATTAAGTGGGGTATGTTGGAAACAGCAGGAAGCGGTGCAGATGACCTAAGGGTCATTAACTACTAAGTAACTCTTTAGTTTGTGTTAGATCCAAACTTCTGTTCCTCATCCTTAACATCAGTTTGTGTTGTGAATGGGAGCTTTGAAGAGCTCCAGCATTTGGATGTAAATCAAATTGGGCACCTGAACGTGTGTTTTATGTCCTCTGAGCCTACATTCTCAAGTCTTTCTGTACTCTTTTTTATGAACATTGAGATTGGTGCTGGAACTTATCTGATCTTAGCAAAATTAGGCCACTAGTACGTTAAAACTAATTTAaagtttttgtgtgtgtgcagGTTTTATGTTGCTGAAGTCCTCCTTGCTTTGGAGTACTTGCACATGCTTGGAGTTGTGTACCGGGATTTAAAACCAGAGAACATTCTTGTTAGGGAAGATGGTCACATTATGCTCACAGACTTTGACCTCTCACTCAGATGTACTGTGAGTCCAACTCTCTTgaaatcatcttcatcttcatctacTGCAGATCCTGTAAGGATATCCGGCCCATGTACAGATTCTAGATGTGCTGAACCTTTCTGCATTGAACCATCCTGTCAAGTCCCCTGCTTCAGCCCTAGGTTTTTACCTGCTGCTGCAAAAACAAGGAAGTTAAAAGTTGACCCTGCAGTCAAGGTCAGATCGTTGCCACAGCTTGTGGCTGAGCCCACTGATGCACGATCCAATTCCTTTGTTGGTACCCATGAATATCTGGCTCCTGAGATAATTAAAGGAGAGGGTCACGGAGCTGCAGTTGATTGGTGGACGTTTGGTGTCTTTCTTTATGAGCTTCTATATGGTAGAACACCATTTAAAAgtggtaataataataatgacgaAACTTTAGCTAATGTAGTGTTGCAGAGTCTCAAATTCCCTGACAGCCCACTCGTCAGTTTCCAGGCAAGAGATCTCATCAGAGGGTTGTTGGTAAAGGAGCCAGAGAATCGGTTAGGATCCATGAAAGGGGCGGCTGAGATTAAGCAGCACCCCTTCTTTGAAGGCCTGAATTGGGCATTGATACGTTGCACCATTCCACCAGAGCTACCTGACCTTTGTGATTTTGGATTTGCAACCCCGGCTTCCCAGGAAACATCAAATAAGTATTTGGAATGTAAAGCTGCAGGAGAGCACCTGGAGTTTGAATTGTTTTAGAGAAAGCACTACTTTTGGGAAGAGATGCTCTCTAATTAGGTTAGTTCTTAATTTAGACCTCTCCTCCCCTGTTGTATCTAATATGTAGCCTAAAATGTAAATTTAGTTGAGAATGGTAAAAGCCTGTCATTTATGGTATAGAAAGTTGTAGCTGAGGATTTGATACATGGCTTCATGACTCATGAGATAGCCTGAGTTGCCTTGAGAAATACCACATTTTCAATCCAAGATTACCTCTAAAGATCCTATATGTTGCAATCTTTTTAGTTTATACTTTTGGGGGTCAGTGTATATatcaatcccaaaaaaaaaaaccctggcCATATGGTacttgcttttttctttttttaatttttatttttatttttgggtaagtggGGTAAACAGAAACTTGCATGctttcaacattttatttttccctatttttttcttcataaagcTCATCATTTTATACATACTTTTGGATTATTATATCATCTTTTGATTGAACATCCTGTCAGTTTATCTATGGAATGCATCGCCTGTGAATCTGTGATTGAGTAAGCCTAGAGACCaaaaacacatattaaaaaaatttggatccATTTCCGgaatatatttgatttctagTTGGCCTATGTATTGAAATCAATTCCTGTGAAAGAATTCAGAAATGTATTTGGTTGTAAATATTTACATATAATACAGcatctaatttgattttcttgagcagttcattttttttgacaaaaagaaaaaccgattattggatctctctctctctctctcccatctTGGGGTTATTTGTCCAAATCCCTAAAGAGAAGAAGCTGATGGCGAAGTTATTGCCAATAAAAATCAGTCTGTGAATGACCTTTGAATGGATATATACATGAGATAATTACTACTTCGGATTAATACCCCTGTCCTATCCCCACCGCTCTCTTCTACTTCCCGAGCCTATTCACAGACTGGCTTGGTGTTATCAGAGGTAACCTTAGTTACTCATTTCTCTTGTTTGCATGTTTTAAAAACTAAGTAGAGAGAAGGGGTGATCATGAATTGTATATGATCGTCACCTGGACTATATGGTTTTGTTGGAACAAAACATGGTACTTGCCGACTGGCTTGATGGTGTTAGAGGTAACCTTAGTTACTCATTTCTCTTGTTTGCacgttttaaaaattaagttaagtTGGGAGATGGGGTGaccttgaattgtttttgttcgTCACCTAGGCGATGGTTTTGTTGGAACAAAACATGGGCTAACGAGCCTGGTAATACTCGCGGACTGACTGGCTTGGTGGTGTCAGAGGTAACCTAAGTTACTCATTTATCTTGTTtgcatgttttaaaaattaagtaggGAGAAGGGGTGATTGTGAATTGTTTATGATCGTCACCTGGGCTATATGGTTTTGTTGGAACAGAACATGGGCTAATGAGCCTGATAAAATTCCACTGGATAGCATAGTGGGCATCCAACTACCAGGCTGAATATCAACTTGCAAGAGACACAAACAACGTCAGGGCAGATAGATAGACAAATCTACTGGAGTGCACCTCCCACGAGCTGGTACAAAGCAAATATTGATGCAGCTCTATTCAAGGAATCAGGGTGGGATGGGTGTGGATTTTAGGGACACCAACGGTTTGGTTTTGGCTGCTCTGTCTGAGGTTGTCAATGATGTTCATGATGGCGGAGACAATCGAAGCTTTGACATTCATAAGAGGTATAAAACTTGCAGCTGAAACGAGTTTCAATGCGATTATAGAAGGTGATTAGCTCCAAATTGTCAAAGCACTCCAAGACCCATCAGAAATTTTTTCTCTGCTGGGTACTATTATTGAAGATGCAAAAATGTCTGCTAGGGAGTTGAGTAGCTGGTCTTTGGGGCATGTTCATCAGGAAGGGAATAAAGCAGCTCACAATTTGGCATGCAGAGCTCAACCTTTGGGTCCTGAATTTGTATGTGCGGAAGAGAcacctagttttttttttttttttttttttgagaaaccaaaccCGAAGGTCTGCTAAATTGAACGAAAACAGAGACTACAAAATATCATTAGAAACCAGAGGAGCTATTTCGCTAGGAATGGATTCTATCCAGACCTGAAGCTCATTACTAGACTTAGACATTCTAGCAAGATAATGGGCAACTAAATTGCCTAAACGTTTTACATGAACAAAGTTACATGAACGGAAGCTGCGAGCCAGAAGCAGGGAGTCCGACAAAACAAGGCCGAACTCTGGGTGATTCGTATCACCTCCACATAGCGCCGATGTTACAATTAAAGAGTCACCTTCAAAAGACGCATCGAAAATACTCAGTTCCAAAGCAAACAGGACAGCTCTTCTACATGCAAGAGCTTCAACCGTGGCAACAGCAAGGGGAAGGggaattctctctgaaagagcCCCGATAACGATACCTTCAGCATCACGGATGACCACTCCCAACCCCGCCGCCCCCATTTCTTTAAATATCGCTCCGTCATAGTTCACTTTGTAGGACGGGGAGATGGGAGGGCGCCACCTGACACGCCCCACAGACACGGCAGGGGAATGGGGGTTTTTCAGAACCTGAGCAGCCGAGAAGTCATGAAGGAACTGGATGGCCTTGGGTCTGACTTCATGATAGCCAAAGGAGTTGTTCTGCAGGCGATCAGCATTTCTTTTCTCCCAAATCAGCCAGAAAATCACAGCAAGAAGATCCAGATTGGCACTACCACGAACTGAGAAAAACAACTCTAGGATATCTGCAAATTTAGATAGCTTATGCTTAAGAAGGTTTTTACTTAGGCCGTCAGCTTCCCAGATAATCCTAAGAGCAGGGCAGCCCCACAGAGCATGAATAGTATCCTCACATTCAGATTTACAGCCTGGACAAGAAACCGATTGGACCACATGCCTTTTCCAAAGATTGAATAGGGTTGGGATTGCCTCATTGGCTGCCTTCCACAACAGGTGCTTAACCTTGTGAGGGACTTGGAGGGACCAAATACCTTTCCACATTTGGCTACCCCTTGCTGAGTCCGAACAATTAGGAAGAGCTAGTCTCTCTTTTGAAGAAAGAAGCCTATAAGCACTGCGGGTGGAGAACACGCCCTGGTTTGATGGGAGCCAAACTTGTTTATTAGGGGTATTGTGAATGCCCAACGGAATGCCCAAGATGACTTCAGCTTCGTGGGCTAGGAATTCATTCTTAATCAGCTCCACGTTCCAGGAGTGAGATTCTTCATCAATCAATGCACTCACAGTAGAGAAAGGGCAAAGGGACGAGATAGGGGACACGATACAGCTGCTGTGCAAGCTTGGTAACCATTTATCACCCCTGATTTTTATGGACTTACCATCTCCAACACGCCAAACCGAGCCCAAATCAATAACCCGACGAGCTTGAGCAATGCTCTTCCAGGCGTAGGACCCCTTGCTTGAGCTGTTAGCCTCCATGATTGAGCAGTTCGGAAAGAATTTGGCCTTGAAAACCCTATAGAACAAGGAATCCTCATTATTTTTGAGGCGCCACACTTGTTTAGCAAGGAGGGAGTCGTTGAATCTGCTGAGTTCCCTAAAACCCATCCCTCCCTCATTTTTAGGAAGGCATAACTTCTCCCAACTGATCCAGTGAATTCTTTTCTGCTCACCACGGtagccccaccaaaattttctgaTCAAGCATTCAATTTCATAGATAAGACCTTTCGGCATTTTGAAACATGACATGGTATAAGTGGGGATCACCTGAATTACCGCCTTGACTAAGATCTCCCTACCCGCTTGggtcaataatttttctttccacccCTTAAGCTTCTTCCATATCCTCTCTTTAATCATACTGAACGATTTCTTTTTTGCACGGCCAACCAAGGAAGGAAGGCCAAGATATTGCTCATATCGCTGGACAGCGGGAATAGCCAACAGAGTTATGATCTCAGACCGAATTTGGACGGGAGTATTGGAGCTGAAAAACAGGTTGGTTTTTCCCCGGTTAATGTTTTGACCAGAAGCCCTTTCATACTTCAGAAGAATATCTTGGATAGCCCTGCAGTCGGCTATGGAGGCACGGC
The DNA window shown above is from Quercus lobata isolate SW786 chromosome 7, ValleyOak3.0 Primary Assembly, whole genome shotgun sequence and carries:
- the LOC115952794 gene encoding serine/threonine-protein kinase D6PKL1-like isoform X2, encoding MGSFSGTCEIVEASEELNLGGQHSRSYNDKDRKFPMLRLGRKDSIEGDINQLFEAISLKPLSKDLRLSQDGTSPLNKSALKRPITVGMSNSPRFGNSEPVSLKQALRELCISKASEMAAMKRLSKSTGSPGVSEAGRIKTLYNAVVVEASESGLSLAEGKRSLVKISLVPEESKSNSFGKMPEHCQMPNMKSPSQSSHSSPRFTAAKTQNNAGNIQNEIVSTSRIVGDHTPKVELAQKEKHASAPSPSSSSTAGNISELVEKVPASMKLANKAAAPKPGRKGRMQAVPSSSSVVGGRASKLSRNTPRSVKSVVRNKTSVKKKLKQNSSSAACTSTAYDKVNNDLDSSKGQLVCERCHCTLKNESNEFKQDPLMSHSAGPTIEVSPNNVHSGASKPGIASNSISKSRAVVIKAKKNTKSKEKGEFSQSSKSSQGEYSSSTSISDESNVSGSSCGNRPHMSKDVRWEAIRHARMQQGVLGLSHFNLLKKLGCGDIGTVYLAELIGTNCLFAIKVMDNEFLARRNKMPRAQTEREILRMLDHPFLPTLYTQFTADNLSCLVMEYCPGGDLHVLRQKQFGRSFPEAAARFYVAEVLLALEYLHMLGVVYRDLKPENILVREDGHIMLTDFDLSLRCTVSPTLLKSSSSSSTADPVRISGPCTDSRCAEPFCIEPSCQVPCFSPRFLPAAAKTRKLKVDPAVKVRSLPQLVAEPTDARSNSFVGTHEYLAPEIIKGEGHGAAVDWWTFGVFLYELLYGRTPFKSGNNNNDETLANVVLQSLKFPDSPLVSFQARDLIRGLLVKEPENRLGSMKGAAEIKQHPFFEGLNWALIRCTIPPELPDLCDFGFATPASQETSNKYLECKAAGEHLEFELF
- the LOC115952794 gene encoding serine/threonine-protein kinase D6PKL1-like isoform X1 — its product is MGSFSGTCEIVEASEELNLGGQHSRSYNDKDRKFPMLRLGRKDSIEGDINQLFEAISLKPLSKDLRLSQDGTSPLNKSALKRPITVGMSNSPRFGNSEPVSLKQALRELCISKASEMAAMKRLSKSTGSPGVSEAGRIKTLYNAVVVEASESGLSLAEGKRSLVKISLVPEESKSNSFGKMPEHCQMPNMKSPSQSSHSSPRFTAAKTQNNAGNIQNEIVSTSRIVGDHTPKVELAQKEKHASAPSPSSSSTAGNISELVEKVPASMKLANKAAAPKPGRKGRMQAVPSSSSVVGGRASKLSRNTPRSVKSVVRNKTSVKKKLKQNSSSAACTSTAYDKVNNDLDSSKGQLVCERCHCTLKNESNEFKQDPLMSHSAGPTIEVSPNNVHSGASKPGIASNSISKSRAVVIKAKKNTKSKEKGEFSQSSKSSQGEYSSSTSISDESNVSGSSCGNRPHMSKDVRWEAIRHARMQQGVLGLSHFNLLKKLGCGDIGTVYLAELIGTNCLFAIKVMDNEFLARRNKMPRAQTEREILRMLDHPFLPTLYTQFTADNLSCLVMEYCPGGDLHVLRQKQFGRSFPEAAASKQHHCCCSQLPTAPACVLTWFYVAEVLLALEYLHMLGVVYRDLKPENILVREDGHIMLTDFDLSLRCTVSPTLLKSSSSSSTADPVRISGPCTDSRCAEPFCIEPSCQVPCFSPRFLPAAAKTRKLKVDPAVKVRSLPQLVAEPTDARSNSFVGTHEYLAPEIIKGEGHGAAVDWWTFGVFLYELLYGRTPFKSGNNNNDETLANVVLQSLKFPDSPLVSFQARDLIRGLLVKEPENRLGSMKGAAEIKQHPFFEGLNWALIRCTIPPELPDLCDFGFATPASQETSNKYLECKAAGEHLEFELF
- the LOC115952038 gene encoding uncharacterized protein LOC115952038 gives rise to the protein MNCLSWNCRGLGIRRRVRELSDLVRAKGPNLVFLMETKKNKSYMEKLRCRLKFDNMFLVPRRNLSGGLALFWMNELDLHIRTFSPHHIDAVVNPRIVDAWRFTGFYGAPETANREDSWTLLRHLSSQTSLPWVCIGDFNEITRLEEKSGGPLRSDKQMQGFRDCLDFCGFKDIGFSGLPFTWCNNRFDGPLVWVRLDRAVASTEWLLMFPSIRLHHLSGFSSDHKPIWLCSDDVHCRFYRPQRPFRFEEMWTKDERCESVVHAAWDVCLVGDPMSQVLQKGTLIRKRKLLAKAEAQAISGQGNSQVKVLREEINNLLDLEECMWFQRAKTDWLRYGDQNSKYFHCRATERNKKNFISGLEDVQGNWVEGEDNVGDLLNDFYYSLFSSSYPTEFNEVLEGVESRVSQDMNAVLLRPFMASEVQAALGQMKANTAPGNLPNALNHTFLTLIPKIKCPRHVTDFRPISLCNTLYKLISKVLANRLKKFLPQLISESQSAFLPGRLITDNILIAHETLHYLKSKRSGKQGLMALKLDMSKAYDRVEWDLLDKIMAKMGFSSRWIALISMCIRSVSYSILLNGQPQGIISPQRGLRQGDPLSPYLFLLVTEGLHGLLRKAEESGRLRGVSLCPAGPRISHLLFADDSLIFCRASIADCRAIQDILLKYERASGQNINRGKTNLFFSSNTPVQIRSEIITLLAIPAVQRYEQYLGLPSLVGRAKKKSFSMIKERIWKKLKGWKEKLLTQAGREILVKAVIQVIPTYTMSCFKMPKGLIYEIECLIRKFWWGYRGEQKRIHWISWEKLCLPKNEGGMGFRELSRFNDSLLAKQVWRLKNNEDSLFYRVFKAKFFPNCSIMEANSSSKGSYAWKSIAQARRVIDLGSVWRVGDGKSIKIRGDKWLPSLHSSCIVSPISSLCPFSTVSALIDEESHSWNVELIKNEFLAHEAEVILGIPLGIHNTPNKQVWLPSNQGVFSTRSAYRLLSSKERLALPNCSDSARGSQMWKGIWSLQVPHKVKHLLWKAANEAIPTLFNLWKRHVVQSVSCPGCKSECEDTIHALWGCPALRIIWEADGLSKNLLKHKLSKFADILELFFSVRGSANLDLLAVIFWLIWEKRNADRLQNNSFGYHEVRPKAIQFLHDFSAAQVLKNPHSPAVSVGRVRWRPPISPSYKVNYDGAIFKEMGAAGLGVVIRDAEGIVIGALSERIPLPLAVATVEALACRRAVLFALELSIFDASFEGDSLIVTSALCGGDTNHPEFGLVLSDSLLLARSFRSCNFVHVKRLGNLVAHYLARMSKSSNELQVWIESIPSEIAPLVSNDIL